A stretch of Oncorhynchus gorbuscha isolate QuinsamMale2020 ecotype Even-year linkage group LG24, OgorEven_v1.0, whole genome shotgun sequence DNA encodes these proteins:
- the LOC124013101 gene encoding progranulin-like isoform X1, with product MWNIAALVLVVAGTAFCYITCPDGKVCSDQSTCCLTKEGYACCPVTHQVPSTALVQASDSTPQAGVIRCDTKFYCPSGTSCCKGLTGKWDCCPFPLGMCCVDGQHCCEYGYTCDPTSFKCRKGYSQIPSGLRNDAQQD from the exons ATGTGGAACATAGCTGCATTGGTGTTAGTGGTGGCAGGGACTGCCTTTTGCTACATCACCTGCCCTGATGGGAAGGTCTGCTCTGATCAATCAACTTGCTGTTTGACTAAAGAAGGATACGCCTGCTGTCCAGTTACCCAT CAGGTTCCGTCGACAGCACTTGTTCAGGCCTCAGACAGCACCCCACAGGCTGGAGTCATTCGCTGTGACACAAAATTCTACTGCCCTTCTGGAACCAGCTGCTGCAAGGGACTGACTGGCAAATGGGACTGCTGCCCATTCCCACTG GGCATGTGCTGTGTGGATGGCCAGCATTGCTGTGAATATGGATACACCTGTGACCCAACCTCATTCAAGTGCAGGAAAGGTTACTCTCAGATTCCTTCAGGTCTGAGGAATGATGCTCAGCAGGACTAA
- the LOC124013101 gene encoding progranulin-like isoform X2, which produces MWNIAALVLVVAGTAFCYITCPDGKVCSDQSTCCLTKEGYACCPVTHVPSTALVQASDSTPQAGVIRCDTKFYCPSGTSCCKGLTGKWDCCPFPLGMCCVDGQHCCEYGYTCDPTSFKCRKGYSQIPSGLRNDAQQD; this is translated from the exons ATGTGGAACATAGCTGCATTGGTGTTAGTGGTGGCAGGGACTGCCTTTTGCTACATCACCTGCCCTGATGGGAAGGTCTGCTCTGATCAATCAACTTGCTGTTTGACTAAAGAAGGATACGCCTGCTGTCCAGTTACCCAT GTTCCGTCGACAGCACTTGTTCAGGCCTCAGACAGCACCCCACAGGCTGGAGTCATTCGCTGTGACACAAAATTCTACTGCCCTTCTGGAACCAGCTGCTGCAAGGGACTGACTGGCAAATGGGACTGCTGCCCATTCCCACTG GGCATGTGCTGTGTGGATGGCCAGCATTGCTGTGAATATGGATACACCTGTGACCCAACCTCATTCAAGTGCAGGAAAGGTTACTCTCAGATTCCTTCAGGTCTGAGGAATGATGCTCAGCAGGACTAA
- the efcab1 gene encoding EF-hand calcium-binding domain-containing protein 1, with the protein MAEMSAMNRKLIQNLAETLSKQVKHFNKTEAECLIRLFNGLLGDQSDRRVGNGLDRGKFRNILHNTFGMTDDMIMDRVFRAFDKDNDSYVSVKEWIEGLSIFLRGTLDEKIKYCFDVYDLNGDGYISREEMFHMLKNSLIRQPTEEDPDEGIKDLVEITLKKMDHDHDSRLSYADFEKAVRDENLLLEAFGTCLPDAKSILAFEQHAFQDTLEH; encoded by the exons ATGGCTGAAATGTCTGCTATGAATAGAAAATTGATTCAGAATCTCGCGGAAACTCTTTCTAAACAAGTCAAACACT TTAACAAAACAGAAGCAGAGTGTCTGATCCGACTGTTCAATGGTCTCCTGGGGGATCAGAGTGACAGGAGGGTAGGGAatggcctggacagaggaaaATTCAGGAATATTCTACACAACACCTTTGGAATGACTGATGATATGATTATGGATAGAG taTTTCGTGCGTTCGACAAAGACAACGACAGCTACGTCAGTGTGAAAGAGTGGATCGAGGGACTATCAATCTTTCTCCGTGGAACATTGGATGAAAAAATTAAGT ACTGCTTCGATGTGTATGACTTGAATGGAGATGGGTACATTTCCCGGGAAGAGATGTTCCACATGCTGAAGAACAGCCTGATCAGACAGCCCACAGAGGAGGACCCAGACGAGGGCATCAAAGATCTGGTGGAAATCACACTCAAGAAGATG GACCATGACCACGACAGCAGACTGTCCTATGCAGACTTTGAAAAGGCAGTGAGAGATGAGAATCTATTGCTTGAAGCTTTTGGAACCTGCCTTCCCGATGCCAAG AGCATATTGGCATTTGAGCAGCATGCATTCCAGGATACACTTGAGCATTAA